A genome region from Halorussus pelagicus includes the following:
- a CDS encoding ABC transporter substrate-binding protein, whose amino-acid sequence MSEKYRTTRRVYLKGATAAGVAGLTGLSTSAGARQGGAIQMGSILPITGNLSAYGSGMQKAVNIAVQDVNDAGGPLDRQINVTNTDSQTQPSRAIQQYNTLVNEQNIIGFVGAASSGVSVPLAQNVAADQVMQMSNASTSPALSEIGYNEDESIKYFGRTAPNDAQQGIVMGRILSDDQYIGADRAAFLFVDNPYGQGLAERAREQFQGETVGMVGYSQRASDYTSTLDSLFQNDPDAIGFIGYPGNGRTILNQWNNGGYGGEWVLSEGLNSTEFLSGLSNITSGMYLASPDPEETQGRTTFEEKMGDQAGTLFAPHAYDGLFLQALAMETAGEASGTAIAQNIRSVSQEGETVTVGEFQRAKDLLANGEDINYQGASSPVNLNEALEPLNQFAILQVQDDGSTEVLETIPRSFFQGRLGGGSGGTTTTTQG is encoded by the coding sequence ATGTCAGAGAAATATCGAACGACGCGACGGGTGTATTTAAAAGGCGCGACGGCCGCGGGGGTGGCCGGGCTGACCGGACTGTCAACGTCGGCGGGTGCCCGACAGGGCGGAGCCATCCAGATGGGGTCGATTCTCCCCATCACGGGGAACTTGAGCGCGTACGGAAGCGGGATGCAGAAAGCGGTCAACATTGCCGTCCAAGACGTGAACGACGCGGGCGGGCCGTTGGACCGCCAGATAAACGTGACCAACACCGACAGCCAGACCCAACCGTCTCGGGCCATCCAGCAGTACAACACGCTGGTCAACGAGCAGAACATCATCGGATTCGTCGGCGCGGCGTCCAGCGGCGTCTCGGTCCCGCTGGCTCAGAACGTCGCCGCCGACCAAGTGATGCAGATGAGCAACGCCAGCACCTCGCCTGCCCTCTCAGAAATCGGTTACAACGAGGACGAGAGTATCAAGTATTTCGGCCGGACAGCGCCCAACGACGCCCAGCAGGGCATCGTGATGGGTCGCATCCTAAGCGACGACCAGTACATCGGGGCGGACAGAGCGGCGTTTCTCTTCGTGGACAACCCCTACGGGCAGGGTCTCGCCGAGCGCGCCCGCGAGCAGTTCCAAGGCGAAACCGTCGGGATGGTCGGCTACAGCCAGCGGGCCAGCGACTACACCTCGACGCTCGACTCGCTGTTCCAGAACGACCCCGACGCAATCGGGTTCATCGGCTACCCCGGTAACGGTCGGACCATCCTCAACCAGTGGAACAACGGGGGCTACGGCGGCGAGTGGGTCCTCAGCGAGGGCCTGAACTCCACGGAGTTCCTGAGCGGTCTGAGCAACATCACGTCGGGGATGTATCTCGCCTCACCCGACCCCGAAGAGACGCAGGGCCGGACCACCTTTGAGGAGAAGATGGGCGACCAAGCCGGAACGCTGTTCGCCCCGCACGCGTACGACGGCCTGTTCCTACAGGCGCTAGCCATGGAGACCGCGGGCGAGGCGTCCGGAACCGCCATCGCACAGAACATCCGGTCGGTCTCGCAGGAGGGTGAGACGGTCACCGTCGGCGAGTTCCAGCGAGCCAAGGACCTGCTCGCCAACGGCGAGGACATCAACTATCAGGGCGCGTCGAGTCCCGTCAACCTCAACGAGGCGCTCGAACCGCTCAACCAGTTCGCAATCCTGCAGGTTCAGGACGACGGTTCGACCGAGGTGCTGGAGACGATTCCCCGGAGCTTCTTCCAAGGCCGACTCGGCGGCGGCAGTGGCGGCACGACCACGACGACCCAAGGGTAG
- a CDS encoding ABC transporter ATP-binding protein: MALLEARDIVSGYGDAQILHGVSMDVADDEIVCIIGPNGAGKSTLMKAVFGLIDCWEGSVTFDGAAITDLRPDEITREGMCYVPQVDNVFPNLTVRENLEMGAYILDSMPEDALQEVFDRFPILEERQNQKAGTMSGGQQQMLAMGRGLMVDPDLMLVDEPSAGLAPDLVDEVFEKIIEINESGTAILMVEQNARKALRNSDRGYVLEMGENRFEDSGEALLDNDEVTELYLGAGGGGDTGEAATDD, translated from the coding sequence GTGGCGCTACTCGAAGCCCGTGACATCGTCTCGGGCTACGGCGACGCCCAAATCCTCCACGGCGTCTCGATGGATGTGGCAGACGACGAAATCGTCTGCATCATCGGCCCGAACGGTGCCGGGAAGTCCACGTTGATGAAGGCTGTGTTCGGTCTCATCGACTGCTGGGAGGGGTCGGTCACGTTCGACGGCGCGGCCATCACTGACCTCCGACCGGACGAAATCACCCGCGAGGGGATGTGTTACGTCCCGCAGGTGGACAACGTCTTCCCGAATCTCACCGTCCGGGAGAACTTGGAGATGGGCGCGTACATCCTCGACTCGATGCCTGAGGATGCCCTTCAGGAGGTGTTCGACCGGTTCCCGATTCTGGAAGAGCGCCAGAACCAGAAGGCGGGCACCATGTCCGGCGGCCAACAGCAGATGCTGGCGATGGGCCGCGGGCTGATGGTGGACCCGGACCTGATGCTGGTGGACGAACCCTCGGCCGGTCTCGCACCCGACCTCGTGGACGAGGTGTTCGAGAAGATAATCGAGATCAACGAGTCGGGCACGGCCATCCTGATGGTCGAGCAGAACGCCCGGAAGGCCCTGCGGAACTCCGACCGGGGCTACGTGCTGGAGATGGGCGAGAACCGCTTCGAGGATTCGGGCGAGGCCCTGCTGGACAACGACGAGGTGACGGAGCTGTACCTCGGTGCCGGTGGCGGCGGCGACACCGGCGAGGCGGCGACGGACGACTAG
- a CDS encoding ABC transporter ATP-binding protein, whose amino-acid sequence MSETAESDRETHGTGESILEVEGLRKTFGGITAVDGATFEVEEGTVTGLIGPNGAGKTTTFNLISGFYEPDSGDIRYRDTDLQDIMRASGTEQGIWMSASGMTFGGVGLAAAASAGVSTLGLGGAALVGAGLGAGVYQAEEKVKNDYLDVKNKRPFRVSQAGLSRTFQLTRELQGMTVLENLMLAPQDQRGERLTSAWFRRGAVEDEENDVRERAVEMLEFLEIDHLTNEYAGNLSGGQRKLLELGRVLMTDPDLILLDEPVAGVNPALTEKLLERIESLREQGYTFCIVEHDMEVIMNLSDTIIVMDQGKKLMQGTPQEVQNDQRVVDAYLGG is encoded by the coding sequence ATGAGCGAAACAGCCGAATCCGACCGCGAAACCCACGGCACCGGCGAATCGATACTCGAAGTCGAGGGCCTGCGCAAGACTTTCGGCGGCATCACCGCGGTTGACGGCGCGACTTTCGAGGTCGAGGAGGGCACCGTCACGGGTCTCATCGGTCCCAACGGGGCCGGGAAGACGACGACGTTCAACCTCATCAGCGGGTTCTACGAACCCGACAGCGGTGATATCCGGTATCGGGACACCGACCTCCAAGACATCATGCGCGCGAGCGGGACCGAACAGGGAATCTGGATGAGCGCGTCCGGGATGACTTTCGGCGGCGTCGGCCTCGCGGCCGCCGCCTCGGCCGGGGTCTCGACGCTCGGACTCGGCGGCGCGGCGCTCGTCGGTGCGGGACTGGGCGCTGGGGTCTATCAGGCCGAGGAGAAGGTGAAGAACGACTACCTCGACGTGAAGAACAAGCGCCCGTTCCGGGTCTCGCAGGCGGGTCTCTCGCGGACGTTCCAGTTAACCCGCGAGCTACAGGGGATGACCGTGCTGGAGAACCTGATGCTCGCACCCCAAGACCAGCGCGGTGAGCGTCTGACGAGCGCGTGGTTCCGCCGCGGCGCGGTCGAAGACGAAGAAAACGACGTGCGCGAGCGCGCCGTCGAGATGTTGGAGTTCCTCGAAATCGACCACCTCACCAACGAGTATGCGGGCAACCTCTCGGGCGGCCAGCGCAAACTGCTGGAACTCGGCCGGGTGCTGATGACCGACCCCGACCTCATCCTGCTGGACGAGCCAGTCGCCGGGGTCAACCCCGCGCTGACCGAGAAGTTGCTCGAACGAATCGAGAGCCTGCGTGAGCAGGGCTACACGTTCTGCATCGTCGAACACGACATGGAGGTCATCATGAACCTCTCGGACACCATCATCGTCATGGACCAAGGCAAGAAGCTCATGCAAGGGACGCCACAAGAGGTACAGAACGACCAACGGGTTGTGGACGCCTACTTGGGGGGATAA
- a CDS encoding branched-chain amino acid ABC transporter permease: MALSSSLVSLGTIVGIYAILALGLNIKFGYTGLLDIGHVAFYLMGAYVTALLVLPPASEQQFATYILGWSWPWLPAIAVGTVVAGLLGMLVALPAIRLREDYLAIAVLGISVILKRIVQSEGWLANGPGSLRGFSQPFRSHFPLPADTLQAAALLGFVVLVLWTAATYLLAQVGTGRDSELASDGGEPKADGGVAAGRTISGTPGVGGWVVDGLLALTTLGVGYVAARRSRTETGASEQRLLLGGGAVFGLAAGAVAWQAFEWWTLLGVNLDWLFGVVVFGAITTGFYGANRRYAPMAGAVTAVAAFGGAFLAGDSPMIAFVFLAAFSLFTWVFGAVAVVRRYSDLSARDFGVALGLAVVFVACFVPLIVLGGGSGDAMSGVGLFGTVGMLVAFLYAVYYLGSNWNRFGSGVEFVRIVGVGAIWLFAIRYFVMASITPFQRAGAGAVADNTIQNLLWLLKFQAGSAEFDYARFLLVLTLASLGMLYYLAEITVESPFGRVLKAIREDEDVATSLGKNTFAYKVQSMMLGSALAGFAGGLTAIYFQSLVHTMFAPRVTFIAFLALIIGGTANNKGMILGATIYWAFQKATADIAGFFPTAARSSVQALRLAFIGALLIIILYYRPEGLWGEKRTVAEVAEE; encoded by the coding sequence ATGGCACTGTCATCCAGTCTGGTTTCGCTCGGCACCATCGTGGGCATCTACGCGATACTCGCGCTCGGACTGAACATTAAGTTCGGCTACACCGGCCTGCTCGACATTGGCCATGTGGCGTTCTATTTGATGGGTGCGTACGTCACCGCGTTGCTGGTCCTTCCGCCAGCCAGCGAACAGCAGTTCGCCACGTACATTCTGGGGTGGAGTTGGCCGTGGCTCCCGGCCATCGCGGTCGGGACGGTCGTGGCCGGACTCCTCGGAATGCTGGTCGCGCTCCCGGCGATACGTCTCCGGGAGGACTATCTAGCAATCGCCGTCCTCGGCATCTCGGTTATCCTGAAGCGCATCGTCCAGTCGGAGGGCTGGCTGGCCAACGGTCCCGGTTCGCTCCGCGGCTTCAGCCAGCCGTTTCGGAGCCACTTCCCGCTCCCGGCCGACACGTTGCAGGCCGCCGCGCTCCTCGGATTCGTCGTCCTCGTCCTCTGGACGGCGGCGACCTACCTGCTCGCGCAAGTCGGTACCGGGCGCGACTCGGAACTCGCGTCTGACGGCGGTGAGCCGAAGGCCGACGGCGGCGTCGCCGCGGGCCGCACCATTTCGGGGACGCCGGGCGTCGGCGGGTGGGTCGTCGATGGCCTGCTCGCGCTGACGACGCTCGGTGTCGGTTACGTCGCGGCCCGCCGCTCGCGCACGGAGACCGGCGCGTCCGAACAGCGACTCCTGCTCGGCGGCGGCGCGGTCTTCGGTCTCGCGGCCGGAGCCGTCGCGTGGCAGGCCTTCGAGTGGTGGACGCTCCTCGGCGTGAACCTCGACTGGCTGTTCGGGGTCGTCGTCTTCGGAGCCATTACCACTGGCTTCTACGGCGCGAACCGCCGCTATGCGCCGATGGCCGGGGCCGTCACCGCGGTGGCCGCCTTCGGTGGTGCGTTCCTCGCGGGCGACTCGCCGATGATCGCGTTCGTCTTCCTCGCGGCGTTCTCGCTGTTCACATGGGTCTTCGGCGCAGTCGCCGTCGTCCGACGGTACAGCGACCTCTCGGCGCGCGACTTCGGCGTCGCGCTCGGTCTCGCGGTCGTCTTCGTCGCGTGTTTCGTCCCGCTCATCGTCCTCGGTGGCGGGTCGGGTGACGCGATGAGCGGCGTCGGTCTGTTCGGGACGGTCGGAATGCTCGTCGCGTTCCTCTACGCCGTCTACTACCTCGGGTCGAACTGGAACCGGTTCGGGTCGGGCGTCGAGTTCGTCCGCATCGTCGGCGTCGGCGCGATTTGGTTGTTTGCCATCCGGTACTTCGTGATGGCGAGCATCACGCCGTTCCAACGCGCGGGCGCGGGTGCGGTCGCGGACAATACTATTCAGAACCTGCTCTGGCTGTTGAAGTTCCAAGCCGGAAGCGCGGAGTTCGACTACGCGCGATTCCTGCTGGTGCTGACGCTGGCGTCGCTCGGGATGCTGTACTACCTCGCGGAGATTACGGTCGAGTCGCCGTTCGGCCGGGTGCTGAAGGCCATCCGCGAGGACGAGGACGTGGCGACCTCGCTTGGCAAGAACACCTTCGCCTACAAGGTCCAGAGCATGATGCTCGGGTCGGCGCTGGCCGGGTTCGCCGGTGGCCTGACCGCCATCTACTTCCAGAGTCTCGTCCACACGATGTTCGCGCCGCGGGTGACGTTCATCGCGTTCCTCGCGCTCATCATCGGCGGCACCGCCAACAACAAGGGAATGATTCTGGGCGCGACCATCTACTGGGCCTTCCAGAAGGCGACCGCCGACATCGCCGGGTTCTTCCCGACTGCGGCGAGGTCGTCGGTGCAGGCGCTCCGACTCGCCTTCATCGGCGCGCTCCTGATAATCATCCTCTACTACCGCCCCGAAGGGCTGTGGGGCGAGAAACGAACGGTCGCGGAGGTGGCAGAAGAATGA
- a CDS encoding branched-chain amino acid ABC transporter permease: protein MPPSTGLANAVMTGLVTGSIVALGAIGLALVYNIAEVPNFAHGELLMLGAYMALFVNKPATVPVFEQLTDATTRELSGLGMAVLFVLAAGSALTAVYLLGGVPALKGSWWPGDLAPALAVGVHAVAAAALGLVVTLGFPSIWAGLLLSALMLAWIAPFLEKVIFQKFRAKEASLATMLIVTLGLSFVLRFGTQAFYGGQVRTYVVPQVGTVFGYDIGLSAAKFFDFYVAGGGLTMHVIDTGPETNQTMFTATYSWLAIVALVGLTIGVAAAAYRWRRGGAEGYGASHTVGPKLTAALGGVVTFVALLSVLGGGGTVPESSSLSTRVRLSVMRASVLFIAVGMMGFLHFLLQETKLGKAMRASSDNIDLAKITGINTDRVMMATWIIAGAFAAVGGVMLGVLFSQLTVNMGFFLLLPMFAGVILGGLQSVYGAILGSYIVGLSMDVGIYAIPNIGSTYRIPIAFAILFVVLLVKPEGITGGG from the coding sequence ATGCCACCTAGTACGGGGTTGGCAAACGCGGTCATGACCGGGTTAGTCACCGGGAGCATCGTCGCGCTGGGCGCTATCGGGTTGGCGCTGGTGTACAACATCGCCGAAGTCCCGAACTTCGCGCACGGAGAACTGCTGATGCTCGGGGCGTACATGGCGCTGTTCGTCAACAAACCGGCGACTGTACCGGTCTTCGAACAGCTAACGGACGCGACGACCCGTGAACTCAGTGGTCTCGGGATGGCGGTTCTGTTCGTCCTTGCCGCGGGGTCGGCGCTCACCGCGGTGTACTTACTCGGGGGAGTACCGGCGCTGAAGGGGTCGTGGTGGCCCGGCGACCTCGCTCCGGCGCTCGCGGTCGGGGTCCACGCCGTCGCCGCGGCCGCGCTGGGTCTCGTCGTCACGCTCGGGTTCCCGTCGATTTGGGCCGGACTGTTGCTCTCGGCGCTGATGCTGGCGTGGATAGCGCCGTTCCTCGAGAAGGTAATCTTCCAGAAGTTCCGCGCGAAGGAGGCCTCGCTGGCGACGATGCTTATCGTCACCCTCGGTCTCTCGTTCGTGCTTCGGTTCGGCACGCAGGCGTTCTACGGGGGGCAGGTCCGGACCTACGTCGTCCCGCAGGTCGGCACGGTGTTCGGCTACGACATCGGCCTGTCGGCGGCGAAGTTCTTCGACTTCTACGTCGCTGGCGGCGGGCTGACGATGCACGTCATCGACACCGGGCCGGAGACGAACCAGACGATGTTCACCGCGACTTACTCGTGGCTCGCAATCGTCGCGCTGGTCGGCCTGACCATCGGCGTCGCGGCGGCGGCCTACCGCTGGCGGCGCGGCGGCGCGGAGGGATACGGCGCGAGTCACACCGTCGGTCCGAAACTCACCGCTGCGCTCGGCGGCGTCGTGACTTTCGTCGCGCTTCTGTCCGTCCTCGGGGGCGGCGGGACAGTGCCCGAGTCGTCGTCGCTCTCGACCCGCGTCCGCCTCTCGGTGATGCGGGCCTCGGTCCTGTTCATCGCCGTCGGGATGATGGGGTTCCTGCACTTCCTGTTACAGGAGACCAAACTCGGGAAGGCGATGCGGGCGTCCAGCGACAACATCGACCTCGCCAAGATTACGGGCATCAACACCGACCGCGTGATGATGGCGACGTGGATAATCGCCGGGGCGTTCGCCGCTGTCGGCGGCGTCATGCTCGGCGTGCTGTTCAGCCAACTGACGGTCAACATGGGCTTTTTCCTCTTGCTCCCGATGTTCGCCGGAGTCATCCTCGGCGGACTTCAGTCGGTGTACGGCGCGATTCTCGGGAGTTACATCGTTGGGCTGTCGATGGACGTGGGTATCTACGCGATTCCGAACATCGGCTCGACGTACCGCATCCCCATCGCGTTCGCCATCTTGTTCGTCGTGTTGCTGGTCAAGCCGGAAGGCATCACGGGGGGTGGGTAG
- a CDS encoding CBS domain-containing protein, protein MEGEVTVRDVMSREYVGVNESDTVLGAVRLMREEGTGCVVVLHGSEPVGIVTESDVLALVAEERDPAETEVSAVMSDPVVSVDAERELSDAAATMSREDIRRLLVTNADELIGVLSERDVISASASLSAVPSLRGDSPPGVGGGPMGEQRLGGDPMTDDRPSEPAEVTAESGEYSDRSICETCGTLSRELANVNGQLICADCREV, encoded by the coding sequence ATGGAAGGCGAAGTGACCGTTCGGGACGTGATGTCCCGAGAGTACGTCGGTGTCAACGAGTCTGATACGGTTCTCGGAGCAGTCAGACTCATGCGCGAGGAGGGAACCGGTTGCGTGGTCGTCCTGCACGGGAGCGAACCGGTCGGCATCGTAACCGAGTCGGACGTGCTCGCGCTGGTCGCCGAGGAGCGCGACCCCGCCGAGACCGAGGTGTCTGCGGTGATGTCCGACCCCGTTGTCTCGGTGGACGCTGAGCGCGAACTCTCGGACGCCGCGGCCACGATGTCCCGCGAGGACATCCGGCGACTCCTCGTCACGAACGCGGACGAACTTATCGGAGTCCTCTCGGAGCGCGACGTGATTTCGGCCTCGGCGTCGCTGTCGGCTGTGCCGTCGCTCCGCGGCGACTCGCCTCCGGGCGTCGGCGGCGGGCCGATGGGCGAGCAGCGACTGGGCGGCGACCCGATGACGGACGACCGGCCGTCCGAACCGGCCGAGGTCACCGCCGAGAGCGGCGAGTATTCCGACCGTAGCATCTGCGAGACATGCGGGACGCTGAGTCGGGAACTCGCCAACGTCAACGGACAGCTAATCTGCGCGGACTGCCGGGAAGTGTAG
- a CDS encoding GTP cyclohydrolase IIa: MTNAQVTLIQIDNYGPWTVTPEPRREVDLQTLQSRLYADLAQLVGNREGYVFFTRFDNMIAVTNGIDEADHALMQESVANRYPVTVSFGVGVDPNPVDALSTATEHIQDAGSAQAADRTEILRGATLDPDERADDDVQIAHFDVNDATGKYTDRMNAFDSFIHIEQGYAELMRYFRKAHDGLSFFVGGDNVIALAPDLDAAAYEDTVRHVQETAEVELKVGVGQAANAQTAGMAAKHALEDCRDDGDRVVID; the protein is encoded by the coding sequence GTGACGAACGCGCAGGTCACCCTGATTCAGATCGACAACTACGGACCGTGGACCGTGACGCCCGAACCGCGCCGGGAAGTGGACCTCCAGACGCTCCAGTCGCGGCTGTACGCCGACCTCGCCCAACTGGTCGGCAACCGCGAGGGGTACGTCTTCTTCACCCGGTTCGACAACATGATTGCGGTCACGAACGGAATCGACGAGGCCGACCACGCGCTGATGCAGGAGTCGGTCGCCAACCGCTACCCCGTGACCGTCAGCTTCGGCGTCGGCGTGGACCCGAACCCGGTCGATGCGCTCTCGACGGCGACCGAACACATTCAGGACGCCGGGAGCGCCCAAGCGGCCGACCGGACCGAAATCCTCCGGGGGGCGACGCTCGACCCCGACGAGCGCGCGGACGACGACGTGCAAATCGCACACTTTGACGTGAACGACGCCACCGGGAAGTACACCGACCGGATGAACGCCTTCGACTCGTTCATCCACATCGAGCAAGGGTACGCCGAACTGATGCGGTACTTCCGCAAGGCCCACGACGGTCTCTCCTTTTTCGTCGGTGGAGACAACGTCATCGCGCTGGCACCCGACCTCGACGCGGCGGCTTACGAGGACACCGTCCGACACGTCCAAGAGACCGCGGAGGTCGAACTCAAAGTCGGGGTCGGACAGGCCGCGAACGCCCAGACGGCGGGGATGGCGGCCAAGCACGCGCTCGAAGACTGCCGCGACGACGGCGACCGCGTCGTCATCGACTGA
- a CDS encoding cold-shock protein has product MAEGTVDFFNDTGGYGFIDTEDADEDVFFHMEDIGGPDLEEGTDVEFEIEQADKGPRATNLTRL; this is encoded by the coding sequence ATGGCAGAAGGAACCGTTGACTTCTTCAACGACACAGGCGGCTACGGCTTCATCGACACTGAGGACGCGGACGAGGACGTTTTCTTCCACATGGAAGATATCGGCGGCCCCGACCTCGAGGAAGGCACTGACGTAGAGTTCGAGATCGAGCAAGCGGACAAGGGTCCGCGCGCGACGAATCTTACGCGACTTTAA
- a CDS encoding DUF5785 family protein: MDWPHDPDGEEGSEGGRKYGMAILAKKLDDEADFPLDKREFVEDHADEPIRINYQRVVSVEDIFEYVEGEQFETIVDFHKAVGAGMRRGGFWDYHPQGESPEKKSA; this comes from the coding sequence ATGGACTGGCCCCACGACCCCGACGGCGAAGAAGGGAGCGAAGGCGGACGCAAGTACGGCATGGCGATTCTCGCCAAGAAACTCGACGACGAGGCGGACTTCCCGCTCGACAAGCGGGAGTTCGTTGAGGACCACGCCGACGAACCGATTCGCATCAACTACCAGCGCGTCGTCAGCGTCGAAGACATCTTCGAGTACGTCGAGGGCGAGCAGTTCGAGACCATCGTGGACTTCCACAAGGCCGTCGGCGCGGGGATGCGCCGCGGCGGGTTCTGGGACTACCACCCGCAGGGCGAGTCGCCCGAGAAGAAGAGCGCCTGA
- a CDS encoding TIGR04282 family arsenosugar biosynthesis glycosyltransferase: protein MTVIAVFADPPRPGLVLPELAESSPLSEQEAADLYAATLKDTVRAVERSGGELLVNYRNEESLPDEHADAGDPSAEAEVRALVADALEDPDDARFEVQVGSTFAARAGNTVSHLLNEEGAQSAAVVRATAPMLTRKEIDSAAMKLRRNEVVLGPSERGRVHFAGFTETVDFEDAYAAPEVETLTNRGVDAGHEVGFLPTATSVATGADLVSLVPELNARAAAGRIVPGHTATLLREWSLRVEDGDAGLELVRRQTDSS from the coding sequence ATGACTGTCATCGCCGTCTTTGCGGATCCGCCGCGGCCGGGACTGGTACTGCCGGAACTCGCCGAGTCGTCGCCGCTCTCCGAGCAGGAGGCGGCCGACCTCTACGCCGCGACGCTGAAAGACACCGTCCGGGCGGTAGAGCGGAGCGGCGGCGAACTGCTGGTCAACTATCGCAACGAGGAGTCGCTTCCCGACGAACACGCCGACGCGGGCGACCCGAGCGCCGAGGCGGAGGTCCGGGCGCTCGTCGCCGACGCCCTCGAAGACCCCGACGACGCGCGCTTCGAGGTGCAGGTCGGCTCGACGTTCGCCGCGCGTGCTGGCAACACCGTCTCGCACCTGCTCAACGAGGAGGGCGCGCAGTCGGCCGCGGTGGTGCGGGCCACTGCGCCGATGCTGACTCGTAAGGAGATAGACAGCGCCGCGATGAAACTCCGGCGCAACGAGGTCGTTCTCGGCCCGAGCGAGCGCGGTCGGGTCCACTTCGCGGGGTTCACCGAAACGGTGGACTTCGAGGATGCCTACGCCGCGCCCGAGGTCGAGACCCTGACCAACCGCGGCGTCGATGCGGGCCACGAGGTCGGGTTCCTGCCGACCGCGACCAGCGTGGCCACGGGGGCCGATTTGGTCTCGCTCGTGCCCGAACTGAACGCCCGCGCCGCCGCCGGGCGCATCGTTCCGGGCCACACCGCGACCCTGCTTCGGGAGTGGAGTCTCCGCGTGGAGGACGGCGACGCCGGTCTCGAACTGGTTCGAAGGCAGACCGACAGTTCTTAG
- a CDS encoding uracil-DNA glycosylase, with protein MDANQQTRSNPFGMDADCENCPELCATREQVVHGYGDVGADFLFVGETPGSGADRTGVPFTGDERGEALQHVLGLLGLNNSLPSDPEPELDNAFVTYLARCRDPDRSPTDEEIRTCEPYLNAEVRMINPEILVPVGQRALTEIATEYTTTPAAEFDANDDHATTIRGRGFEIVPMRDPLALSDAEREAFLDHFSSLMSRDYRQTKGRRSR; from the coding sequence ATGGACGCGAACCAGCAGACTCGCTCGAACCCTTTCGGGATGGACGCCGACTGCGAGAACTGCCCGGAACTCTGTGCCACCCGCGAGCAAGTCGTCCACGGCTACGGTGACGTGGGCGCGGACTTCCTGTTCGTCGGCGAGACCCCCGGTTCCGGGGCCGACCGGACGGGCGTCCCCTTCACGGGCGACGAGCGAGGCGAAGCCCTCCAGCACGTCTTGGGCCTGCTCGGTCTCAACAACTCCCTGCCGAGCGACCCGGAACCGGAACTCGACAACGCCTTTGTGACCTATCTCGCGCGCTGTCGAGACCCTGACCGGTCGCCGACCGACGAGGAGATTCGGACTTGCGAACCCTACCTCAACGCCGAGGTGAGGATGATAAACCCCGAGATTCTGGTGCCGGTCGGCCAGCGCGCGCTGACCGAGATTGCGACGGAGTACACCACGACCCCGGCCGCGGAGTTCGACGCGAACGACGACCACGCGACGACGATTCGGGGCCGGGGCTTCGAAATCGTCCCCATGCGCGACCCGCTCGCGCTCTCGGACGCCGAGCGCGAGGCGTTTCTCGACCACTTCTCGTCGCTGATGAGTCGGGACTACCGCCAGACGAAGGGGCGGCGGAGTCGCTGA
- a CDS encoding DUF7504 family protein: MQDTKLVRTCVRSDPHTLVLRRTGDDDSRFDVLLDLLTKEPTDAVAVTHRQSEQFLHEWRERVNRPPRNVGVVSVGERMRSSTATAAPLPTDRTPLRGVADPTDTEALRAAVTGYLDAWPDGDRTLVYLDSLTDLLDSLDTSQATEFLREFFRALDARDAVGYVCLRPAAHERRVVREVASLFDTVVETVETPTTAVARPSVDDCFEAVADPRRRYALDAVSDGDPVSVPDLADRVAARSSVGRERVVTSLRHVHLPKLAAFGMVTRDRERDRIEPGDYFERVEPYLRKALGSDGDRY, encoded by the coding sequence GTGCAAGATACGAAACTCGTCCGGACGTGCGTACGCAGCGACCCGCACACGCTGGTCCTGCGCCGAACGGGCGACGACGATTCCCGATTCGACGTACTGCTCGACCTACTGACCAAGGAACCCACGGACGCGGTGGCGGTGACTCACCGCCAGTCCGAACAGTTCCTCCACGAGTGGCGCGAGCGAGTCAACCGGCCCCCCCGAAACGTCGGCGTCGTCAGCGTCGGCGAACGGATGCGCTCTTCGACCGCCACGGCCGCGCCGCTCCCCACTGACCGGACCCCGCTCCGGGGCGTCGCGGACCCGACCGACACGGAGGCACTGCGCGCCGCCGTGACAGGGTATCTCGACGCATGGCCCGACGGGGACCGGACCCTCGTCTACTTGGACTCGTTGACCGACCTTCTCGATTCTCTCGACACTTCGCAGGCGACCGAATTTCTCCGCGAGTTCTTCCGCGCACTGGACGCCCGCGACGCCGTCGGCTACGTCTGCTTGCGACCCGCGGCCCACGAGCGACGGGTCGTCCGCGAAGTCGCGTCACTGTTCGACACGGTGGTCGAGACCGTCGAGACGCCGACCACCGCGGTCGCTCGGCCCTCGGTGGACGACTGCTTCGAGGCCGTCGCGGACCCCCGACGCCGGTACGCCCTCGACGCGGTGTCCGACGGCGACCCGGTTTCGGTTCCGGACCTCGCCGACCGCGTGGCGGCCCGGAGTTCGGTCGGCCGCGAGCGGGTCGTGACCTCGCTCCGGCACGTCCACCTGCCGAAACTCGCGGCGTTCGGGATGGTCACCCGCGACCGAGAGCGCGACCGAATCGAACCGGGCGACTACTTCGAGCGCGTCGAACCGTATCTCCGGAAGGCGCTCGGAAGCGACGGCGACCGGTACTGA